From the Sebastes fasciatus isolate fSebFas1 chromosome 9, fSebFas1.pri, whole genome shotgun sequence genome, the window CTgcgcaatatcattttccacttgtgcaattttgttaatagtctgtttattgtcaatactgtatatactgctcctatttttatacttccttctattttatataaatggttcatattttgttacactttatttagctcttttttttactgtgttagctgatgcttcttgttttttgcactttgctgctgtacactgcaaatttccacactaataaaggaatatcttatcttatcttatcttattgccTTGCattaatttcacaataaaattctgaatactgtattatattgtgAACATAATTATACTGTAATTTATTGTGAATTATTACAGTTGCATCTTGTGAAATCCTGCAGTAGGTGAATATATGTTGTATAGATTGTTTATGAACtgttggatgatgatgatgatgatgatgatgatgatggatcaGTGCAGAGGGTGGGAAGCCCCCATCCTCCCAGCAGGGTTAAAGGTACAGTACTGCGCGTCAGCTGCAGCGTAAAGCGTCACGTAATGATGCGGATGggctggaggtctggaggtctggaggggGCGGAGGctggtcctcctcctccccggTCTCTGAGCTCCGAGCTGCGGCTCTCTGCAGCTTCCTgctccgctgctgctgctgatgctccCGACAAACAGCCTccttctcatcatcatcactgatcATGTGCCTCTCTCTCCGGCTGCTGTCTCTGGCTCCGCAGCAGGAAGTTAGCcttgttttcttcctctttctgcaTCTTTTCGTTTCTCCCTCCACTTGACGACATTATTTATTCTCTCTGCGGCTCTGAAGCTTCTCCTCTGCGGGGACAAGAGAGCCGAGCACCGGGCAGCAGCAGAGGCCGCTCCGGtccactccctcctcctccgGTCCGGTCCAGGCCACAGCAGGTTCATGGAGGCcccggtggaggtggaggtggaggaggataAGCCCATGCCTCTGCCAACCCTGAGCCCGGCCGTGCCCCCCTACGTCACCCTGGGCCTCACCGTGGTCTACACCGTCTTCTactccctcctcttcatcttcatctacGTGCAGCTGTGGCTGGTGCTGCGCTACCGACACAAGCGCTTCAGCTACCAGACGGTGTTCCTGTCGCTGTGCCTGCTGTGGTCGGCGCTGCGCACCGTGCTCTTCTCCTTCTACTTCAACAACTTCATCACGGCCAACAACCTGGGCCCGTTTCCCTTCTGGCTGCTTTACTGCTTCCCTGTCTGCCTGCAGTTCTTCACTCTCAGCCTCATGAACCTCTACTTTGCACAGGTGAGTTAACAACAAGGGGTTTTATTATGTCACTTATCTGCACCtgccttgatttttttttttttttattattattttttttttaatgctttattttttcccttttttcaaggctgttttcatatatgcaatccactgtttgtaattacaacagtctataaaccaacttttaagtagataataataataataataataatacatttatttatatagcacttctcaaaacagatgttacaaagtgcttcacaagacaataaaagcagataaataaagtaaaagatatagtaactgttaaaacagaacatcagacaataaaagcagataaataaagtaaaagatatggtaactgttaaaacaacatcagacaataaaagcagataaataaagtaaaagatatggtatAACTGTTAAAATACaacatcagacaataaaagcagatagagtaaaacaaatatggtaactgctaaaacagaacatcacagaacatatcacTAATAATacaagtggtaaaatggtaggacaagttcATAAaacaagtatacagtatatatacataaatgtgtataaatgtacacatgcgtccagaaacggatgtgtacatacatatatttatacccttCGACTTAAAGgaatgctatcctaaaaaaaatgtgttttcaaaagttagatgagcttacagacaaacccatcaagtacactagagaaaacaacctcaacattcaaaaccaaaacaaaaccaagaagagaaataacaataataatgatgacaaaaagaaagagtatagttaaaaaaacaaaacaacaaagcaaacaaaaaaaaacacataaaaaataaaacacctgCACCTGTTTTGAGTGTAAAAAGATCTGATTTAAAGTCCTCTTCCACTcaaatatgtgtgttttgctttttgctgCTTCATCTGgatgtttgaccttcactgtgCACAATGATGGatgtgcagagtttgacactaGAAGAGGGAAAGTTTCTGTTGTGCTCACCTTAAATAGGAGTTTAATAGCAGGATTTTGTGACATTAGAACCAGTTTGGAAGTCAATATGCAACTTACACATCTATGTGCAAACTTGAAACCTCCATAAGACTCACGTAATttttaattcttctttttatttcccattaaaatgtaaaataattaattactttgtaatttagtccatttattcatagatttattattattatttttttttattaattattagataaatcaatttgtaaacaaatgtattaatagCTATTTtaattgtacaattagttattaatcaattaaatgctttattactatttacatgactcttgtggtcctccataacagataaaataataataaacaaaacaggagaaactaataataataataataataataataataataataataataataataataataaaagtcagaaaaaaataataaaataactgaATACATTATTATCAATTCATAGGATATAGTAGACAGATAGCTGATAAATTCATGTCAGAGGATACATTATACAAACACCAGGCAACTGCTGAGTGGCATACTGTAGGTACACACATGCAAGACTTTAGACTTTACAATGAGGTCTCCTACATCTTGAATCCAGATATTaaacttttgaaataataaatatttgcatattcatgGGTTCTGTATTTTTCGACAAGCCTGAAAAAGTAGATGTAATGTTTTAACGAGGTAATTGAATTTTTATTAGACATAAATTATTATTCCAGAGTATTTTTTATAGATcataaaacatgcacacactgccTTCATGTGAACTGTAGTCCCTGAAACCAAAATAACAGTAATAACATGAAATCAAACAGTAGCCTATATGATCATTTAGACATAgagaaattaaaaacattaaactaGGACTGGGCATTTGGTTGAAATTAGTATCACAACAATATGAAGAATAGTTtataactaataattatttcccactattgattaatctgtcaatgaATTATCGTTATATTAATCACAAGCTCCCTGATCTCAATGTGGTGTTATTAAATGATTGATTTTGTCCCATCAACGAACCAGCGACTGTTTGATATTTTTGCTTGAGAAAGGATTACTTGATTATCAgaattcattttctgttaatcaactaatcatttcagctctaaatgtgaatatttgttcCAATACCAACACATATCTAGGTATGTATTGAATTATATAATCATCAAATTGATATTCACAAAACATTTAACGACTAATTTAGTGACATTTTAATTACaatgtttattaatattatacaatattttgaatttgaagAATTCATCAAAtcaataatatgatatgataacaTAGATATCAACAATAAATTATTgccctgctgctgcagtgaaTACATGTGATATGAAGCTCTAATAGATACTTATATTAACAGTACTGGATAACAAGGACCCTAAGGtttcaactaatgattattttcattgacgattaatctgtcgattattttctcaaatgattagttgtttggtctataaaatgtcagaaaatggtgagaaatgtcgatcagtgtttcccaaagcccaagatgacgtcctcacatgtcttgttttgtccacaactcaaagatattcagtttactgtcatagaggagtaaagaaaccagaaaatattcacatttaaaaagaagctggaatcagagaattttgacttttaaaaacaaattctcatattgattatcaaaatagttggcgattaatttaatagttgacaactactcgattaatcgctgcagctctaAAGGACCCTTTTATATATTACCCTTTGCTACACTCTCATTCAGATCAGCTAGACAGTGAATCATTCCTTCATCTGCTTACTTAGTCCAAATATGAAATAACAGCTTCCCTGGCTTCTCCGTCAAGCTTATTTTTAGCATAATCCTCTTGTTCTGATTTGAGTCACAGTTTCGAGTTTAGAGCGAGGTGGCATAAAGCATTACAGTACATGATGCGGCCCGGTGCTGCTGTGTGACTACTGTGTATGCAAAGTTCAAAACTCTGCTGTGAGGTTCCTGTTTCAGAAGAAGGTTTCTGTTTTTTGAAGAGCGAGAATAGAGAAGTGAAAGTGGGCTGCCCACATAGCAAGACGCAGTAACTGATGATTTCTTTTCACAGGTTGTTTTCAAGGCAAAGTCTAAATATGCACCAGAGCTTTTGAGATACAGGTGCGTGCATTTCATTTGccattaaattatatttttctgaagaactaaaaaaagtattttttgggcTGAAAATACTATTTTCCCCGACCCACAGGCTGCCGCTGTACCTGCTCTTCCTGTTCATCAGCCTGGTGTTTTTAGTAGTGAATTTAGTGTGTGCCCTGCTGGTGAGGATGACCTCTGCAGAAGCCCACACCATCGTGCTCGTGAGGGTCGCCATCAACGACTCACTCTTTGTCCTGTGTGCCATCTCGCTCTCCTTGTGTCTCTACA encodes:
- the gpr137ba gene encoding G protein-coupled receptor 137Ba, with the translated sequence MEAPVEVEVEEDKPMPLPTLSPAVPPYVTLGLTVVYTVFYSLLFIFIYVQLWLVLRYRHKRFSYQTVFLSLCLLWSALRTVLFSFYFNNFITANNLGPFPFWLLYCFPVCLQFFTLSLMNLYFAQVVFKAKSKYAPELLRYRLPLYLLFLFISLVFLVVNLVCALLVRMTSAEAHTIVLVRVAINDSLFVLCAISLSLCLYKVAKMSLANIYLESKGTSVCQVTVIGATVILLYSSRACYNLVVLGLSNKSINSFDYDWYNVSDQADLQSTLGDAGYIVFGVILFVWELLPTSLVVFFFRVRQPDLDRSGSVLPGHVFSSRAYFFDNPRRYDSDDDLAWSVMPQNIQASLAADNYEWGSQSSSSGIGAYIGGDDNYHLPLPPEELSHY